One Falsibacillus pallidus DNA segment encodes these proteins:
- a CDS encoding MFS transporter, protein MNTQRWMSKQFFSFYLTWGIFLPYWTGWMIHTKGITVGQASLIMSLGLAARGLSTLFAFPALSGKFSSKTLLNAAAIGTLIFIICAIPASSFTTLLAATLLLHFFYPTLMPALDTAAGVLVQSNQLKHYGKSRLWGSIGFVAGGMLLTFFTGALGDQVIVWVLGVGMAIFLGLGLMPAPEILSKKPKSPVSKEGGMLKLFRIKHFGLVLVIVILLQAAHASYYNYGYIYLQEIHAPAYLIGVIINIAVIAEIIFFSVADQKFRNFSVGSLLALAALGSTVRWVMVFAFPSVWVFCIAQTLHAFSFAMGHYAFMKYLIENIPHEQIPKAQGLYSALALSWSTAVFTIFGGFLYEIEPRYAFLGMIVCTIPSMLLALRYRSVGT, encoded by the coding sequence ATGAATACACAACGTTGGATGAGCAAGCAATTTTTTAGTTTTTATTTGACTTGGGGCATTTTCCTACCGTACTGGACGGGATGGATGATTCATACAAAAGGAATCACTGTGGGGCAGGCTAGTTTGATTATGAGTCTGGGCCTTGCGGCAAGGGGGCTTTCTACTTTATTTGCATTCCCTGCTCTTTCAGGGAAATTCAGTAGTAAAACTCTGTTGAACGCGGCAGCCATTGGGACATTGATTTTTATTATTTGCGCCATTCCTGCAAGTTCCTTTACCACACTGCTCGCTGCGACGCTGCTGCTTCACTTTTTTTATCCGACTTTGATGCCTGCATTGGACACAGCAGCCGGTGTATTGGTGCAAAGCAATCAACTCAAGCATTACGGAAAAAGCCGCTTATGGGGATCTATAGGATTCGTGGCTGGCGGGATGCTTTTGACATTTTTCACCGGGGCGCTTGGGGATCAAGTAATTGTGTGGGTGCTCGGGGTAGGAATGGCCATTTTCCTAGGGCTGGGATTGATGCCAGCACCTGAAATTCTATCTAAAAAGCCAAAATCCCCTGTATCTAAGGAAGGCGGCATGCTGAAATTATTCCGCATTAAACACTTCGGGTTGGTGCTCGTCATTGTCATCTTGCTGCAGGCAGCCCACGCTTCCTATTACAATTACGGCTATATTTATCTGCAGGAAATTCATGCACCGGCCTATTTGATTGGGGTAATCATCAACATTGCGGTGATTGCAGAGATTATTTTCTTCTCCGTCGCTGATCAAAAATTCCGGAACTTTTCAGTGGGATCCTTGCTTGCACTGGCTGCATTGGGATCGACCGTACGCTGGGTAATGGTTTTCGCATTTCCAAGTGTTTGGGTATTCTGCATCGCGCAGACGCTGCATGCCTTTTCCTTCGCGATGGGGCACTATGCATTCATGAAATATTTGATCGAAAATATTCCACACGAACAGATTCCAAAAGCGCAGGGGCTCTACTCTGCATTGGCACTCAGCTGGAGCACAGCCGTGTTCACCATATTCGGCGGATTCCTATACGAAATCGAACCGAGATACGCATTCTTGGGAATGATCGTCTGCACCATCCCATCCATGCTCCTTGCACTCCGCTACCGATCCGTTGGGACATAG
- a CDS encoding alpha/beta hydrolase family protein has protein sequence MKSEFPLSLNLLAIPSGEDKIVGRMYVAEGEGPHATMLLLHGFPGVMMNQDTAAELQKNGFNIMIINYRGSWGSQGSFSFSTSLEDVHATLRYIKQKEVARKNRIDVNRIALAGHSFGGFLSLIAAVSEPTIQAVAALSSANFSLFAEMLAQDPDLEEQFSQMLNDSCFFLNGASVDGIMEEILLNKKEWNTFLAAPQLVDRKLLVTAAQYDLQLPKQSFFDPLIHSLKQAGANNLQCEVLETDHNYIDKRKELADILLMWLKRVL, from the coding sequence GTGAAAAGTGAGTTTCCTTTGAGTTTGAATTTATTAGCAATCCCAAGTGGGGAAGATAAGATTGTTGGAAGGATGTATGTAGCAGAGGGTGAAGGGCCACATGCTACAATGCTTTTGCTTCATGGTTTCCCTGGTGTAATGATGAACCAGGATACAGCAGCCGAATTGCAGAAGAATGGGTTTAATATAATGATAATCAACTACCGTGGGTCTTGGGGGAGTCAGGGATCATTTTCATTTTCTACCTCGTTGGAAGATGTCCATGCAACTCTTCGCTATATTAAACAAAAAGAAGTAGCCCGAAAAAATCGAATTGACGTAAACCGAATCGCTTTGGCCGGACACAGTTTCGGTGGGTTTTTATCTCTGATTGCTGCTGTTTCTGAACCAACTATTCAAGCTGTTGCTGCATTATCCAGTGCTAACTTTTCCTTGTTTGCTGAGATGTTGGCACAAGATCCTGATTTAGAGGAACAATTCTCTCAAATGTTGAATGATAGTTGCTTCTTTTTAAACGGAGCCTCTGTTGATGGGATCATGGAAGAGATTTTGTTGAACAAAAAGGAGTGGAATACATTTTTAGCTGCCCCACAACTCGTTGATCGAAAACTGCTGGTAACAGCAGCTCAGTATGATCTGCAGCTGCCTAAACAATCCTTTTTTGATCCTTTAATACATTCACTGAAGCAAGCTGGGGCCAACAATTTGCAATGCGAAGTGTTAGAAACAGACCATAATTATATAGACAAAAGGAAGGAACTTGCTGACATTTTATTAATGTGGTTAAAAAGAGTTCTTTGA
- a CDS encoding nucleotide pyrophosphohydrolase encodes MKNMIDAITKFRDERGWKGNHDLKDLAISISLEANELLENFQWKSDQEALQSPDQNIKEEMADVFIYLLQMADKMNVDLEEEVFKKMKKNAIKYPVTK; translated from the coding sequence ATGAAGAACATGATTGATGCCATCACCAAGTTCCGTGACGAAAGAGGATGGAAAGGAAACCACGATTTAAAAGATTTGGCTATCTCCATTTCCTTGGAAGCCAATGAACTGCTGGAGAATTTCCAATGGAAAAGTGATCAAGAAGCGCTGCAGTCACCTGACCAGAACATCAAAGAAGAAATGGCCGACGTATTCATCTACCTCTTGCAGATGGCCGACAAAATGAATGTAGACTTAGAGGAAGAAGTCTTTAAAAAAATGAAGAAAAACGCAATAAAATATCCCGTAACAAAGTAA
- a CDS encoding sigma-E factor regulatory protein RseB domain-containing protein: MVKKFMAAAAIAVAVGIAGIYGLSEWNHPKEKKEVHAVHTNFKRASAPAASAPNETIFPLDLSDQDAIQERMLNSYNYFDSAKGSFRYYSETVPFDLIIDYKLQMKNKVSYSTSLLNQATGVKTEETFDGNNLISLNHHDKTYQSQPYEVQSKGQYMKLKNAVTKNGDGTKNYNYPATGIELGYAGTSLHSKEIALGFLEDHSLWKASRRENILGRTAIVIEGTFDDSFQRKLSAKTFTLWMDQNSGILLKMELYNANGRSIEGIETKDIKINEAFDVENAKIPKDYKQFKS; the protein is encoded by the coding sequence ATGGTGAAAAAATTCATGGCTGCAGCGGCAATTGCAGTTGCAGTGGGTATTGCAGGGATTTATGGGCTATCAGAGTGGAACCATCCAAAAGAGAAAAAGGAAGTACATGCAGTACATACCAATTTTAAGAGAGCATCTGCTCCTGCAGCTTCAGCTCCTAATGAAACGATATTCCCCTTGGATTTATCTGATCAAGACGCGATTCAGGAACGGATGTTGAACAGCTATAATTATTTTGACAGTGCAAAAGGGTCATTCCGTTATTACAGCGAAACCGTTCCATTCGACTTAATAATAGATTACAAGCTTCAGATGAAAAATAAAGTCTCTTATTCTACGTCGTTATTAAATCAAGCCACCGGGGTAAAAACAGAAGAAACATTCGATGGCAATAATTTGATTTCACTAAATCATCATGATAAAACGTACCAATCCCAACCGTACGAGGTTCAGAGTAAAGGGCAATATATGAAACTTAAAAATGCAGTGACGAAAAATGGAGACGGTACCAAAAACTATAATTATCCTGCAACAGGTATCGAACTTGGATATGCTGGAACATCTCTTCACAGCAAGGAAATTGCTCTTGGATTCCTTGAAGACCATAGTCTTTGGAAAGCAAGCAGAAGGGAAAACATTCTTGGCAGAACAGCAATCGTCATCGAGGGAACCTTTGATGATTCCTTCCAACGAAAACTTTCAGCAAAAACCTTCACACTATGGATGGACCAAAATTCAGGCATCCTGCTGAAGATGGAATTGTATAATGCGAATGGAAGATCAATAGAAGGAATCGAAACAAAAGATATCAAAATCAACGAAGCATTCGATGTTGAAAACGCAAAAATCCCAAAAGACTACAAACAATTCAAATCATAA
- a CDS encoding dicarboxylate/amino acid:cation symporter, translating to MSIWRKYKDSSFLLKMTAGFVLGIIVGVLWGPGADVIKPFGTLLIKMLNLIATPVVFLTVVLAVNQMNPKQLGRTGGKLVVYYGITTAAAVLIGLGLALWINPGASLSLPDVSVQKPESPSVANILLSIVPDNIVTAFTSGNLMAILFLAIIIGFTTSGMRFSTDEKMQRYGKSLHHIFDAANELFFRILKGILLYAPIGIFAIAASSFGAQGWDTFKSLFKFTAVFYLGIVILWVVVYSGILKMFKISLRKFFGSTKEAFTTAFFTSSSIATLPVAIEGAKKAGISDRIVNFSLPLGAVFNSDGGALRMGASIVFAANVSGANFSVTDFITIILVGTLLSIGTAGVPAAGLVTLSAVLTMFNLPLEIVALIAGVDAIIGMAGTASNVIGDIVGAAVVDQSEKKHNSKV from the coding sequence ATGTCTATTTGGCGTAAATACAAGGATTCTTCCTTCCTTCTTAAGATGACGGCTGGATTTGTCCTTGGTATCATCGTCGGCGTTCTTTGGGGACCTGGGGCTGACGTTATAAAGCCGTTCGGTACATTATTGATTAAAATGCTGAACTTGATTGCAACGCCGGTTGTGTTTTTGACAGTCGTCCTTGCAGTTAATCAAATGAATCCGAAACAGCTTGGCCGAACGGGAGGAAAGCTTGTTGTTTACTATGGCATCACAACGGCTGCGGCTGTTTTGATTGGTCTTGGACTGGCTCTGTGGATCAATCCGGGGGCATCCCTTTCCCTGCCTGATGTTTCTGTGCAAAAACCGGAAAGTCCATCTGTGGCAAACATTCTGTTAAGCATAGTGCCTGACAATATCGTCACAGCTTTCACCAGCGGAAACTTGATGGCCATTTTGTTTTTAGCAATCATCATTGGTTTTACGACTTCAGGAATGCGCTTTTCTACTGATGAAAAAATGCAGCGTTACGGAAAATCCCTGCATCATATTTTTGATGCAGCAAATGAACTTTTCTTCCGCATTTTAAAAGGGATTCTACTCTATGCTCCGATCGGAATTTTTGCCATTGCAGCTTCCTCATTCGGTGCACAAGGATGGGATACGTTTAAATCCCTATTCAAGTTTACAGCAGTCTTTTACCTTGGAATCGTCATCCTTTGGGTTGTCGTGTACAGCGGAATTCTAAAGATGTTCAAGATTTCATTGCGAAAATTCTTTGGCAGCACAAAAGAAGCGTTCACTACTGCCTTCTTCACATCCAGCAGCATTGCCACCCTTCCAGTTGCCATTGAAGGAGCTAAAAAAGCGGGAATTTCAGATAGGATCGTAAACTTCAGCCTTCCCCTTGGTGCGGTATTCAATTCCGATGGTGGCGCGCTCAGAATGGGAGCTTCCATCGTTTTCGCAGCCAATGTTTCCGGGGCGAATTTCTCCGTGACTGATTTCATTACAATCATTTTGGTGGGCACACTGCTATCCATCGGTACAGCAGGTGTGCCAGCTGCAGGGCTAGTCACGCTCTCAGCTGTCCTGACAATGTTCAACCTGCCGCTTGAAATAGTGGCACTCATTGCAGGCGTCGACGCCATCATCGGCATGGCCGGCACAGCTTCCAATGTTATCGGTGACATCGTCGGAGCTGCCGTCGTCGACCAATCAGAAAAAAAACACAATAGCAAGGTCTAG
- a CDS encoding transposase, translating to MPRRARSKSSTAIYHLIMRGVNCQSIFEDDEDRTRFLETISRFKRNNSFQLYSYCLMNNHVHLLMKEGADSISTVVQKISSSYVYFYNEKYERSGHLFQERFKSEDINNMRYFLTVLRYIHQNPLRAGLSISVFDSPWTSIHEYEKKYSFVDTEFPLSLFSSNKKKAYELFQQHMQTLTDDECLDYRIRMRLTDNDLREHMLAYGIRSGSDLQKLELTQRNTILSRLKQIEGVSIRQLARITGISKSVIHRAGTEGQVSCPSAATSTSVSTTTSNLRTASQL from the coding sequence ATGCCAAGAAGAGCCAGAAGTAAGAGCAGCACCGCTATCTACCATCTCATCATGAGAGGTGTTAATTGCCAATCCATTTTTGAGGATGATGAAGATCGAACCCGATTTCTAGAGACCATTTCACGATTTAAGAGGAATAACAGTTTTCAACTTTACAGCTATTGCTTGATGAATAACCACGTCCATCTTCTGATGAAAGAAGGAGCCGATTCCATTTCAACCGTTGTACAGAAAATCAGCTCAAGCTATGTTTATTTTTACAATGAAAAATACGAACGAAGCGGGCATTTATTCCAGGAACGTTTTAAAAGCGAAGACATCAATAATATGCGGTATTTCCTCACCGTTCTGCGTTATATTCACCAAAATCCCTTGAGGGCTGGCCTCTCCATTTCCGTTTTTGATTCCCCATGGACAAGCATCCACGAATATGAAAAAAAATATAGTTTCGTTGACACAGAATTCCCTTTGAGTTTATTTTCCTCAAATAAGAAGAAAGCCTATGAACTGTTTCAGCAGCACATGCAGACCCTCACCGATGATGAATGTTTGGATTATCGGATAAGAATGCGACTGACTGATAACGACCTTAGAGAGCACATGCTAGCCTACGGGATACGAAGCGGAAGCGACCTGCAAAAACTAGAACTGACACAAAGAAACACAATTCTCTCACGACTAAAACAAATAGAAGGAGTCTCCATCCGACAACTCGCCAGAATCACCGGAATCTCCAAAAGCGTAATCCACCGCGCAGGGACAGAGGGACAGGTTTCTTGTCCCTCGGCGGCCACCTCTACGTCCGTCTCCACCACCACCTCGAATCTCCGAACGGCAAGCCAATTGTAA